In the genome of Triticum urartu cultivar G1812 chromosome 5, Tu2.1, whole genome shotgun sequence, one region contains:
- the LOC125556230 gene encoding heavy metal-associated isoprenylated plant protein 41-like, with translation MPMVKLVTIPVEAREDEKAVKWLGHYSSAQSILVVGDGDLSFSLALATAFGSGEKLVATSFDSYVHLISMYSKAESNVAELKRLGATVLHGVSVKKMKKRTDLMSRRFDRIVFNFPHAGFIGKENQVHMINAHRLLVQRFFRNASKMLRPLGEIHVSHKTGQPYDRWEIEGLALEFSLLKSEMVAFRKEDYPGYNQKRGDGDRCDEEFPLRNGCTFKFQRWPR, from the exons ATGCCGATGGTGAAGCTGGTGACGATCCCCGTGGAGGCGAGGGAGGATGAGAAGGCGGTCAAGTGGCTGGGGCACTACTCGTCGGCGCAGAGCATCCTGGTCGTCGGCGACGGCGACCTCTCCTTCTCGCTGGCGCTCGCCACCGCCTTTGGCTCCGGGGAGAAACTCGTCGCCACGTCCTTCGACTCCTACG TTCATCTGATCAGCATGTACAGCAAAGCGGAATCAAACGTAGCGGAGCTGAAGAGACTGGGCGCCACGGTGCTACATGGTGTCAGtgtgaagaagatgaagaaacgCACCGATCTCATGTCTAGACGGTTCGACCGAATAGTCTTCAATTTTCCTCACGCCGGGTTCATAGGGAAGGAGAATCAGGTGCATATGATCAA CGCCCATCGGCTGCTGGTGCAAAGGTTCTTCCGCAACGCGAGCAAGATGCTCCGTCCCCTCGGCGAGATACACGTCAGCCACAAGACGGGGCAGCCATACGACAGATGGGAAATCGAGGGTCTCGCCCTTGAGTTTTCGCTTCTGAAGTCTGAGATGGTCGCCTTCCGTAAAGAGGATTACCCCGGGTATAACCAGAAGAGAGGCGACGGTGACAGGTGCGACGAGGAATTCCCTCTACGCAACGGCTGCACTTTCAAGTTCCAGCGCTGGCCTCGCTAA